Proteins from a genomic interval of Nautilia sp. PV-1:
- a CDS encoding SPOR domain-containing protein, whose translation MANKDDLLNLNDNKKNIKKPLIYGAIAFLVFIIAILGFAIYNNTTSKQDNVVLPPQIKQEKQQDTMFKEVPIEEENNTAQNNNEGNLADKLIKNEKQSEEANKAAPAQETQKPAKSVQTNKNMQEQPVTEKAKTPVKAEKPVKHVKRTVADKKYYVQVAALMKYKKPNKKFLEIIKREGYSYRLYRTYYIKNGKKIEVTKILIGPFDKNTAKKELSKIKNTITQNAFIYKVR comes from the coding sequence ATGGCTAACAAAGACGATTTACTAAATTTGAACGACAATAAAAAAAATATTAAGAAACCTTTAATTTACGGTGCTATCGCATTTCTTGTATTTATAATTGCGATACTCGGGTTTGCTATTTATAATAATACGACTTCAAAACAGGATAATGTAGTGCTTCCTCCTCAGATTAAGCAGGAAAAACAGCAGGACACCATGTTTAAAGAAGTTCCTATAGAAGAAGAAAACAATACAGCGCAAAACAACAATGAAGGCAATCTTGCCGATAAACTAATTAAAAATGAAAAACAAAGCGAAGAAGCTAACAAAGCGGCTCCTGCACAGGAAACTCAAAAACCTGCAAAGTCCGTACAGACAAATAAAAATATGCAGGAACAGCCTGTTACAGAAAAAGCAAAAACTCCCGTTAAAGCTGAAAAACCTGTAAAACACGTAAAAAGAACTGTTGCAGACAAAAAATATTATGTTCAGGTGGCTGCTTTAATGAAATATAAAAAACCTAATAAAAAGTTTTTGGAAATTATTAAAAGAGAAGGATACAGTTACAGACTGTATAGAACTTATTACATCAAAAACGGCAAAAAAATAGAAGTTACTAAAATTTTAATAGGGCCGTTTGATAAAAATACAGCAAAAAAAGAGCTTAGCAAAATTAAAAACACTATTACACAAAACGCGTTTATTTATAAGGTCAGATAA
- a CDS encoding anthranilate synthase component I family protein translates to MVYDKFLVDEFSPIAIYNQAKQLFPNERMFLLESVINNTDGNYTFLFIGEKERIKYKNETTYYYDGKDEKEFNTDPFSFMKDYYKKIDFEYYKNLSRKLQIGFVDGFVGYIGYDMVKVFEPVLKKSMENLKDETNIPDFYMIRPKIIIGFSHKSSEMTIVINEEKYENYLYIIKDVINSTYKHIPLKKAEIIEEPKFVFSKDQFYKMVETAKEHIKAGDIFQIVLSNRLKVKAKIDRLSFYRKLRSKNPSPYLYYLDIDDFAIVGSSPEVMVRLNEDMILLRPIAGTRKRGNTLKEDLEMEQDMINDPKEVAEHIMLVDLGRNDVGRVAKAGSVEVEELMRVERYSHVMHLVSDVVAELDKQYDMFDLFKATFTAGTMTGAPKIKAMELIAKYEGLKRGYYAGSIGYFGFDGNMDTAITIRTALVKDDEVIFQAGAGVVADSKPELEYKEVNNKLGALVATLKEL, encoded by the coding sequence ATGGTTTATGACAAGTTTTTAGTTGATGAGTTTTCGCCTATAGCCATATATAACCAGGCAAAGCAGCTCTTTCCTAATGAAAGAATGTTCCTTTTAGAAAGCGTTATAAACAATACGGACGGAAATTATACTTTTCTGTTTATCGGAGAAAAAGAAAGAATCAAATATAAAAACGAAACAACTTATTATTATGACGGAAAAGATGAAAAAGAGTTTAACACCGACCCTTTTTCTTTTATGAAAGACTATTACAAAAAAATTGACTTTGAATACTATAAAAACCTTTCCCGTAAACTTCAAATAGGTTTCGTAGACGGATTTGTCGGCTATATCGGTTACGATATGGTAAAAGTTTTCGAGCCTGTGCTTAAAAAATCAATGGAAAACCTGAAAGATGAAACAAATATTCCTGATTTTTATATGATAAGACCTAAAATCATTATCGGTTTTTCCCATAAATCTTCAGAAATGACTATTGTAATCAATGAAGAAAAATATGAAAACTATCTTTATATTATAAAAGATGTTATTAATTCCACATACAAACATATACCTCTTAAAAAAGCGGAAATAATAGAGGAGCCTAAATTCGTATTTTCAAAAGATCAGTTTTATAAAATGGTCGAAACGGCAAAAGAGCATATAAAAGCAGGTGATATTTTCCAAATCGTGCTTTCGAACAGATTAAAAGTTAAAGCGAAAATAGACAGACTTTCTTTTTACAGAAAACTGAGAAGCAAAAACCCTTCACCTTATCTGTATTATCTTGATATTGACGATTTTGCAATTGTCGGAAGCTCGCCAGAAGTAATGGTCAGACTTAATGAAGACATGATTCTTTTAAGACCTATTGCCGGAACAAGGAAAAGAGGCAACACTTTAAAAGAAGACCTGGAAATGGAACAGGATATGATAAACGATCCAAAAGAAGTTGCTGAACATATTATGCTTGTGGATCTAGGAAGAAACGATGTGGGGCGTGTAGCCAAAGCCGGAAGCGTTGAAGTGGAAGAGCTGATGAGAGTCGAAAGATATTCTCACGTAATGCATCTTGTCAGTGACGTTGTCGCCGAACTGGATAAACAATATGACATGTTTGATCTGTTTAAAGCCACATTTACAGCCGGAACCATGACGGGAGCTCCTAAAATTAAAGCAATGGAATTAATTGCAAAATATGAGGGTTTAAAAAGAGGATATTATGCCGGCAGTATCGGGTATTTCGGATTTGACGGGAATATGGATACGGCTATTACCATAAGAACGGCGCTTGTTAAAGACGATGAAGTTATATTCCAGGCAGGTGCAGGTGTTGTAGCCGACAGCAAACCGGAACTTGAATATAAAGAAGTAAATAATAAACTCGGTGCTCTTGTCGCTACATTAAAAGAGTTATAA
- a CDS encoding chemotaxis protein CheX, whose protein sequence is MGVVKSYLGSKVYYRPQGFLDANNASLIITPNDIKSFESRKIKYVSIDFEKVVSANINAIRFLNDIFETLYKKDIECCFFNANKSVYNLALKIENRFFNIYESEEVEKLFTSDDIIDKDIYLCCINNDENKNLIIYHLVKKGYMPISVNSEEDIKNKDDAIVIKDSIISKFSNRVSAIVKNNIVYFYFDGFLDTSIAQKFDIDYFRRSLSIGFRVFVFNMNNVKGLNIHAVSFLSKLGVESAEYGALMAIVGLNAKNVQPKMLTDLEVVGFLFFADEEELMKSEALEEAKKNMDVIYKKQKKITKELVNLLPYFVNSTIDTVELMTGIEAKKEKPELTKMELDLSSSSYVASSLGFYGDIDGMVVLIFSEKLTKRISQILLGEEAKTKEELHDIVAEFANIIVGNTKTEFAKHDVEINMTLPKVFDDLEGLKSLVADKKAIEVKFYFDNEEFYFYLTR, encoded by the coding sequence ATGGGGGTTGTTAAAAGTTATTTGGGTTCAAAGGTCTATTACAGGCCTCAGGGATTTTTGGATGCCAACAATGCTTCGCTTATTATCACACCAAACGATATAAAAAGCTTTGAAAGCAGAAAGATAAAATATGTCAGTATCGATTTTGAAAAAGTGGTAAGCGCCAATATAAACGCAATAAGATTTTTAAACGATATATTTGAAACACTGTATAAAAAAGACATAGAGTGCTGTTTTTTTAACGCGAATAAAAGTGTTTACAATCTGGCTTTAAAAATAGAAAACAGATTTTTTAATATTTACGAATCGGAAGAAGTTGAAAAACTGTTTACCAGTGATGATATTATTGATAAAGACATATACCTGTGCTGCATAAACAACGATGAAAATAAAAATCTGATAATTTATCATCTGGTTAAAAAAGGATATATGCCGATTTCTGTCAACAGCGAAGAAGACATTAAAAACAAAGACGATGCTATCGTTATAAAAGACAGTATTATTTCAAAATTTTCAAACAGAGTCAGCGCAATAGTAAAAAACAATATTGTGTATTTTTATTTTGACGGTTTTTTGGACACTTCAATCGCCCAAAAGTTTGATATAGATTATTTCAGAAGAAGTCTGAGTATAGGTTTCAGGGTTTTTGTGTTTAATATGAATAATGTCAAGGGGCTTAATATTCATGCGGTGAGTTTCTTGTCCAAACTAGGTGTAGAAAGTGCGGAATACGGTGCGTTGATGGCTATTGTGGGTTTAAATGCGAAAAACGTGCAGCCTAAAATGCTCACTGATCTGGAAGTTGTCGGCTTTTTGTTTTTTGCCGATGAAGAAGAACTTATGAAATCCGAAGCTTTGGAAGAAGCAAAGAAAAATATGGACGTTATTTATAAAAAACAGAAAAAAATAACTAAAGAGCTTGTAAATCTGCTGCCTTACTTTGTAAATTCAACCATTGATACCGTAGAACTTATGACCGGAATAGAGGCAAAAAAAGAAAAACCTGAACTTACAAAAATGGAACTTGATCTTTCCAGCAGCAGCTATGTAGCCAGCAGTTTAGGTTTTTACGGTGATATTGACGGAATGGTTGTACTTATTTTCAGTGAAAAACTAACCAAAAGAATTTCACAGATACTATTAGGCGAAGAAGCAAAAACAAAAGAAGAACTGCATGATATAGTGGCTGAATTTGCAAATATAATAGTGGGTAATACAAAAACGGAATTTGCAAAACATGATGTTGAAATAAATATGACTCTCCCGAAAGTGTTTGACGATCTTGAAGGTCTGAAATCTCTTGTGGCAGATAAAAAAGCCATTGAGGTTAAATTTTATTTTGACAATGAAGAGTTTTATTTCTATCTTACAAGATAA
- a CDS encoding DUF1882 domain-containing protein, giving the protein MAYTVDISLIKMNKSYYYEYKGTIVNKIVYKGRTYFDKYEKIDRPLTFQIMNEHAERKIIVAHDLINRQRNIVENIVFDYNGRDPERFWNRASLLLREEGFLNFTAYHSKTPGHLHLYIHKGHTTLNEGIQIAKSLSMKLATKLPKQWRVFPTDELPSEFNILNLPYELYKKERGAAWARHM; this is encoded by the coding sequence TTGGCTTATACTGTTGATATCTCATTAATTAAAATGAATAAATCCTATTATTATGAATATAAAGGTACAATTGTAAATAAAATAGTTTATAAAGGCAGAACATATTTTGACAAATATGAAAAAATCGACAGACCTTTAACATTTCAGATAATGAATGAGCATGCTGAAAGAAAAATTATAGTCGCACATGATTTAATAAACAGACAGAGAAATATTGTTGAAAACATAGTGTTTGATTATAACGGGAGAGATCCTGAAAGATTTTGGAACAGGGCAAGTCTGTTGCTGAGAGAAGAGGGCTTTTTGAATTTTACTGCTTATCATTCAAAAACACCGGGACATTTGCACCTTTATATTCATAAAGGACACACGACATTAAACGAAGGAATACAAATTGCTAAGTCATTATCGATGAAACTGGCTACAAAACTTCCTAAACAGTGGAGGGTGTTTCCGACTGACGAGCTGCCTAGCGAATTTAATATTTTAAATTTGCCTTATGAACTGTATAAAAAAGAAAGAGGAGCTGCGTGGGCTAGACACATGTAG
- a CDS encoding serine hydroxymethyltransferase, with protein MSLRDYDIDVYSIIEKELERQTNHLEMIASENFTLPEVMEAMGSVFTNKYAEGYPYKRYYGGCEYADLVEQLAIDRAKELFGCDFANVQPHSGSQANGAVYVALLKPLDKLLGMDLSNGGHLTHGAKVNFSGKHYHSFSYGIDEKTGRIDYDRVRDIAKITKPKMIVCGASAYPREIDFAKFREIADEVGAILMADVAHIAGLVVAGEHPHPFPHCDVVTTTTHKTLRGPRGGLILTNNEEYAKKINSAIFPGIQGGPLVHVIAAKAVGFKMNLDSSWKDYAKQVKANAKVLAEVLLERGYDIVSGGTDNHLVLVSFLNKEFSGKEAEEALGRAGITVNKNTVPGEKRSPFVTSGIRIGSPALTARGMKEDEFRLIATRIADVLDDIYNLELQEKVAAELKELASKFVIYDRPTY; from the coding sequence ATGAGTTTAAGAGATTACGATATTGACGTTTATTCAATAATTGAAAAAGAGCTTGAGAGACAGACAAACCACTTAGAAATGATCGCAAGTGAAAACTTCACACTTCCTGAAGTTATGGAAGCTATGGGAAGCGTATTTACGAATAAATACGCAGAAGGATATCCGTATAAAAGATATTACGGAGGATGCGAATACGCGGATTTAGTTGAGCAGTTGGCAATTGACAGGGCAAAAGAACTTTTCGGATGTGATTTTGCAAACGTTCAGCCGCATTCAGGAAGCCAGGCGAACGGTGCAGTATATGTTGCACTTCTAAAACCTCTTGATAAACTTCTTGGAATGGACTTAAGCAACGGAGGGCATTTAACTCACGGTGCAAAAGTTAACTTCTCAGGAAAACATTATCACAGTTTCTCTTACGGAATTGACGAAAAAACCGGAAGAATCGATTACGACAGAGTAAGAGATATTGCAAAAATCACTAAACCTAAAATGATAGTTTGCGGTGCAAGCGCATACCCGAGAGAAATTGATTTTGCAAAATTCAGAGAAATCGCTGATGAAGTTGGTGCTATTTTAATGGCTGACGTAGCACATATCGCCGGTCTTGTTGTTGCAGGTGAGCATCCTCATCCGTTCCCGCACTGTGATGTTGTAACAACTACTACACATAAAACATTAAGGGGACCAAGAGGAGGGCTTATTCTTACAAACAATGAAGAATACGCTAAAAAAATCAACAGCGCAATTTTCCCTGGAATCCAAGGCGGACCGCTTGTACATGTAATTGCTGCTAAAGCTGTCGGATTTAAAATGAACCTTGATTCTAGCTGGAAAGATTATGCGAAACAGGTAAAAGCTAACGCAAAAGTACTTGCCGAAGTACTGCTTGAAAGAGGATACGATATTGTAAGCGGCGGAACTGACAACCACTTGGTACTTGTGAGCTTCCTAAATAAAGAATTCAGCGGTAAAGAAGCCGAAGAGGCACTTGGAAGAGCCGGAATTACAGTAAACAAAAATACAGTTCCAGGTGAAAAAAGAAGCCCTTTCGTAACTTCAGGTATCAGAATCGGAAGCCCGGCACTTACTGCAAGAGGCATGAAAGAAGATGAGTTCAGACTTATAGCTACAAGAATTGCAGATGTTCTTGATGATATTTACAATCTTGAACTTCAGGAAAAAGTAGCGGCTGAACTTAAAGAACTTGCAAGTAAATTTGTTATTTACGACAGACCTACTTATTAA
- the pheS gene encoding phenylalanine--tRNA ligase subunit alpha, whose product MVDLSEISKVLNLEELEKIRIKLLGKNGVITQKFKELKNVAPEKKKEVAKELNELKEKALNMIAEKKKELEEKLLEEKLKKEKIDVTSFVPKTTGAVHPITETMNKIIDFFTKLNFSVETGPLVEDDFHNFEALNLPKYHPARDMQDTFYFKDGSLLRTHTSPVQIRTMLKQKPPIRMISPGAVFRRDYDLTHTPMFHQVEGLVVDEAGKVSFANLKFILESFLIHMFGDVKVRFRPSFFPFTEPSAEVDISCIFCEGKGCRVCSHTGWLEVLGCGVVDPNVFKAVGYENVSGYAFGLGVERFAMLLHRINDLRSMYEGDIRLMEQFK is encoded by the coding sequence TTGGTGGATTTATCAGAAATTAGCAAAGTTTTAAACCTTGAAGAACTTGAAAAAATAAGAATAAAACTTCTTGGTAAAAACGGTGTTATTACACAAAAGTTCAAAGAACTTAAAAATGTTGCGCCTGAGAAGAAAAAAGAAGTGGCAAAAGAGCTTAACGAATTAAAAGAAAAAGCTCTGAATATGATTGCCGAAAAGAAAAAAGAGCTTGAAGAAAAACTGCTTGAAGAAAAACTTAAAAAAGAAAAAATTGATGTTACGAGCTTCGTGCCTAAAACAACGGGAGCGGTTCATCCTATTACTGAAACAATGAATAAAATTATAGACTTTTTTACAAAACTTAATTTCAGCGTCGAAACAGGTCCTTTGGTTGAAGACGATTTTCATAACTTCGAAGCGTTAAACCTTCCTAAATATCATCCGGCAAGAGATATGCAGGATACGTTTTATTTTAAAGACGGAAGTCTTTTAAGAACACATACTTCGCCTGTTCAGATAAGAACAATGCTTAAACAAAAACCTCCTATCCGTATGATAAGTCCCGGAGCTGTATTCAGAAGAGATTATGACTTAACTCATACTCCTATGTTTCATCAGGTGGAAGGGCTTGTAGTCGATGAAGCCGGGAAAGTCAGCTTTGCTAATCTGAAATTTATACTGGAAAGTTTTCTTATACATATGTTCGGGGATGTTAAGGTTAGATTCAGACCGAGCTTTTTCCCGTTTACGGAGCCAAGCGCAGAAGTTGATATCAGCTGTATATTCTGCGAAGGAAAAGGATGCAGAGTGTGTTCACATACCGGATGGCTTGAAGTTCTCGGCTGCGGTGTTGTAGACCCTAACGTATTTAAAGCCGTGGGATATGAAAATGTAAGCGGTTACGCTTTCGGCCTTGGAGTCGAAAGATTTGCAATGCTTTTACACAGAATTAACGATCTTAGAAGCATGTATGAAGGAGATATTAGATTAATGGAGCAGTTTAAATGA
- the murA gene encoding UDP-N-acetylglucosamine 1-carboxyvinyltransferase, with translation MYKYLNIKQTPKLSGSIEISGAKNAALPIIASTILAKNDVFLTNVPEVADVKTLLKLFNLLGAEYEFENNSLKINTDGINNTTAVYEIVKTMRASILVLGPLLSRFGECKVSLPGGCAIGARPVDLHLKALEAMGAEIKIEGGYIHATGKLKGADIIFDKITVTGTENIVMAAALAKGKTRVINAAKEPEVIQLCEILQNAGVEIEGIGTNEIIVHGTEGELLNFKEERIIPDRIEAGTYLAAGAITNSQITLKNVIPSHLESVLVKFSQMGFKLEATENEITIFPARKILPTNISTTEFPGFPTDMQAQFMAIATQAEGVSIIEERLFENRFMHVPELNRLGANIKIQSKTATIQGPTPLVGADVMATDLRASSALVLAGLIAKGETNVHRIYHLFRGYEKLTEKFKALGAQVELKDEPLP, from the coding sequence ATGTATAAGTATCTGAATATTAAACAGACACCGAAACTAAGCGGTTCCATCGAAATAAGCGGTGCCAAAAACGCCGCCCTTCCTATTATCGCTTCAACCATACTTGCCAAAAACGACGTATTTTTAACGAATGTGCCTGAAGTTGCGGACGTTAAAACGCTGCTTAAACTTTTTAATCTTTTAGGCGCAGAATATGAATTTGAAAACAACAGTTTAAAAATCAATACCGACGGTATAAACAACACAACCGCCGTATATGAGATCGTAAAAACGATGAGGGCTTCAATTCTTGTACTCGGGCCCCTTCTTTCAAGATTCGGAGAGTGTAAAGTTTCGCTTCCGGGAGGATGCGCAATAGGTGCGAGACCTGTTGATCTGCATTTAAAAGCGCTTGAAGCCATGGGTGCGGAAATAAAAATAGAAGGCGGATACATCCATGCGACAGGAAAATTAAAAGGCGCCGACATTATATTCGACAAAATAACCGTAACAGGTACGGAAAACATCGTAATGGCGGCAGCGCTTGCAAAAGGCAAAACAAGGGTTATAAACGCTGCAAAAGAGCCTGAAGTTATACAGCTTTGCGAAATACTTCAAAACGCCGGAGTAGAAATCGAAGGAATCGGAACAAACGAAATAATCGTACACGGAACCGAGGGAGAACTTTTAAACTTTAAAGAAGAAAGAATCATTCCTGACAGAATCGAAGCCGGGACATACCTTGCCGCAGGTGCTATAACAAACTCTCAAATCACCCTTAAAAACGTCATTCCTTCTCATTTAGAAAGCGTCCTGGTAAAATTTTCTCAAATGGGATTTAAACTTGAAGCAACCGAAAATGAAATTACTATTTTTCCAGCACGAAAAATTCTGCCGACAAACATTTCGACAACGGAATTCCCGGGATTTCCAACCGATATGCAGGCTCAGTTTATGGCCATTGCGACACAGGCTGAGGGAGTCAGCATTATAGAAGAGAGACTGTTTGAAAACAGGTTTATGCATGTTCCTGAACTTAACAGATTGGGAGCAAATATAAAAATTCAAAGTAAAACGGCTACTATTCAGGGTCCTACCCCTTTAGTCGGTGCGGATGTTATGGCTACGGATTTAAGAGCATCTTCGGCTCTCGTACTTGCCGGTCTTATTGCAAAAGGCGAAACAAACGTTCACAGAATTTATCATCTTTTCAGAGGATATGAAAAACTGACTGAAAAATTCAAAGCGTTAGGAGCGCAGGTAGAACTAAAAGACGAGCCTTTACCTTAA
- the nfo gene encoding deoxyribonuclease IV, producing the protein MKYVGAHVSAGGGVENAVKNAVEIGADGFALFTKNQRQWVAKPLSEKSINKFKELIDEHGFSAEGILPHDSYLINLGHPEEEKREKSYNAFVDEIRRVEQLGLKYLNFHPGSHLKKITEEECLDLISENINRAIKDTEYAVLVLETTAGQGSNLGYKFEHLAYIIDKVEDKSRIGVCIDTAHIFAAGYDIRTKEAYDKTMKEFDEIIGFKYLKGMHINDSKAKFASRVDRHHSLGKGEIGIDAFKFIMQDERIDNIPLVLETIEPEIWAEEIKLLKSFADV; encoded by the coding sequence ATGAAATATGTTGGAGCACATGTAAGTGCAGGCGGCGGAGTTGAAAATGCCGTAAAAAACGCCGTGGAAATCGGAGCTGACGGATTTGCTTTATTTACAAAAAACCAGAGACAGTGGGTTGCCAAACCTTTAAGCGAAAAATCTATAAACAAATTCAAAGAATTGATTGACGAACACGGTTTCAGCGCCGAGGGAATACTGCCTCACGACAGTTATCTAATAAATCTCGGTCATCCGGAAGAGGAAAAAAGAGAAAAATCATACAATGCGTTTGTAGATGAAATAAGAAGAGTTGAACAGTTAGGTTTAAAATATTTAAACTTTCATCCCGGAAGCCATCTTAAAAAAATAACCGAAGAAGAATGCCTGGATTTAATAAGCGAAAATATCAACAGAGCCATTAAAGATACAGAATATGCCGTGCTTGTATTGGAAACGACTGCGGGTCAGGGAAGCAATCTGGGATATAAATTTGAACATCTTGCTTACATAATAGACAAAGTCGAAGATAAAAGCAGAATCGGCGTATGTATTGATACGGCTCATATTTTTGCAGCAGGGTATGACATAAGAACAAAAGAGGCATATGATAAAACAATGAAAGAATTTGATGAAATTATAGGGTTTAAATATCTTAAAGGTATGCATATTAACGATTCAAAAGCCAAATTCGCAAGCCGCGTGGACAGACATCATTCACTCGGCAAAGGCGAAATCGGAATAGACGCGTTTAAATTTATAATGCAGGATGAGAGAATTGACAATATTCCACTGGTTCTTGAAACGATTGAACCTGAAATCTGGGCTGAAGAGATAAAACTGCTCAAAAGTTTTGCCGATGTATAA
- a CDS encoding shikimate dehydrogenase: MFLIFGNPVSHSKSPLMHNYFFKKSGINECYGRYKLENGEEIIKKFKELKIKGANVTVPHKEWAFKLCDETRGIAKEIGAVNTLVEENGKIIGYNTDAPGFLEAIKEFDYKKVLLIGAGGTAKALSLVLPHADILNRSESRLVYFKEKNKTCYTWKNIRNFEYDLIINTTSAGLSDENYPAPAEILENLFLNAKYAVDVIYGKETPFLKLAKKYNLKTKTGLDMLVYQGVLAMELFLEKELDKKEAAGIYFEILR, from the coding sequence ATGTTTTTAATTTTCGGAAATCCCGTATCTCACTCCAAATCTCCTTTAATGCATAATTATTTTTTCAAAAAGTCAGGAATCAATGAGTGTTACGGCAGATACAAACTTGAAAACGGTGAAGAAATTATAAAAAAATTTAAAGAGCTTAAGATAAAAGGCGCAAACGTAACGGTTCCTCATAAAGAATGGGCATTTAAACTTTGTGACGAAACAAGAGGCATCGCAAAAGAGATAGGAGCCGTAAATACTCTTGTAGAAGAAAATGGAAAAATTATCGGATATAACACAGACGCACCCGGTTTTTTGGAAGCAATTAAAGAATTCGATTATAAAAAAGTTTTGTTAATAGGAGCAGGAGGAACGGCAAAGGCTCTCAGTCTTGTATTGCCTCATGCCGACATTTTAAACAGAAGCGAAAGCAGACTTGTTTATTTTAAAGAAAAAAATAAAACATGCTATACATGGAAAAATATTAGAAATTTTGAATATGATCTTATAATTAACACTACCAGCGCCGGGCTCAGTGATGAAAATTACCCGGCTCCTGCAGAAATTCTTGAAAATCTTTTTTTAAACGCCAAATATGCGGTAGATGTAATATACGGGAAAGAAACACCTTTTTTAAAACTTGCAAAAAAATATAATCTTAAAACCAAAACAGGGCTTGATATGCTTGTATATCAGGGAGTTTTGGCAATGGAGCTGTTCTTGGAAAAAGAACTTGATAAAAAAGAAGCGGCCGGGATATATTTTGAAATATTAAGGTAA